ACCAAATACCCAGAAACTGTTTTTATCGATAAGTGCCACTAACGGTTGGTTTGCGACTGCTTGCGTACCGTCACGGATATCTAGGTTAGAGACAAAACCGTCAACTGACGCATAGACCTTGGTGTAGCTCAGATTCAGACGAGCGGATTTCAATTGCTCTTCAGCGGATTTGATTTGCAGTAGTGACTCTTCGTAAGTGATCTCGCGGCGGATCAAGTCTTTGTGAGAAACGGCACCACGGTCTTTAGCGCGAATGTCTTTTAAACGGTCGTATTCGATCTTCTTACCACGTGAACTTACGATTGATTTTTGCAATGCTACTTCCGCTTGAGAGAGCGCAACTTCATAAGTGGTAGGGTCTATCTCAAACAGCAAATCGCCTTTTTTCACTTCTTGGTTGTCTTGCACCGTAACTTTCACGATAGGACCAGAGACTCGTGGTGCAACTTTAATGACGTTGGCACGAACCTGACCATCCCGTGTCCACGGGTTATTAAAGTACTCTTCGAACTTCTGATAGCCGAACCATGCCGCGCCACCAAGAATGACAAGATTGAGTGCAATAACGAGTAGTTTTTTCATCTTGTTGGACACCTAAAACTGTATATAAAAACTGTCGATGGCCACCACGTAAAACACCATGATGGCAAGGAATGTCAGAGACGGAAACGCAATGAAACGAGACAGACGCGTTTTATTTAAAATGATTACTGTAATCCAAGTTGCGGTGACTGAGAGAAACAGCACTAGCAATAAGGGAGAGAAATACACGTCACCCCAGGAGAGTTCATGTGGCATTACTGCACCTCCCCATCTTGTTGCGCACCGTCTTGCTGTGTGTTATCGCTTTCTACTTGATCTTTCGAGGTAGAATTCTCTATACGGAGCGGTGGCAGAGCGCGTTCCTCTTCATCCAACAAACCATCCCAATCGCTGCGGTCTTGCATTTGCTTCGCGACGGTTTCGGATATGAATGGTTTGCCGGTTTGGGTTTCCCAACCACCCCCGAGCGCTTTGTACAGCGCCACAACTTGGTTGGCGACATTGCCCTTAATGGTGGCGTAGCTGTCTTCTGCTCGTGTCATTTTTTCTACCGAGTTCAGCAGCCGCTCAAACGAAATTTGGCCATTCTCATACTGAGTCATCGAGATATTGAACGCACGAATGGAGGAGTTCACCGATTGCAGACGCAATGATTTTTGCTCTAAGTACAAGTCATATGCTTCGAGCGCATTGGTCACTTCATTGACGGCTTGAAGTACCTTCTTGTTGTAGTTGGTGAGCGTTTCTTGGAAGCGAGCATCCTCGAAACGAATGTTGTTCTTCACTCGACCGTATTGGAAGATGTTCCAACTGAATGTAGGACCTACCACCATGGTGAGTGAGTCACTGAAACTAAAGCTGCGGCCATCTGGCACTGTGCTGTCGATGCCGATAGAGCCAAACAGGGAGAAGCTTGGGTAAAGCGCGGTTTCTGCTACACCAATTTTGGCGCTTTGAGCGCGAGCCTGCATTTCTGACACTTGAAGGTCGGGGCGACGCATCACTAAGTTTGCATCGACTTTGTCGTCAAGAAGCGGTGGGCGAGGCACTATTGAACGTTCGTCATTTCCGGACAAGGCTGGTTTTCTGCCTGATGATTTGAATTGGTTTTCATAATCCGCCATGCGTTGTGCAAAGCTGGCAGATTTCAGTAAGCCTTCCACTTCCTCTGGCAAGACGCCAAGTAACAACGCCAAGGCTGTTCGTGATTGCTTCATCGCAATCTCTAGCGATGGTTGCGCTGCTTTGGTGTTGAACAACTGGTTTTTCGCCTGTTGAACGTCGAGTTCAGTCACGTTGCCAGAATCAAACTGCACTTGAGTGATATTCACCACACGCTCTTGGATTTCGATATTCCGACGAGAAAGCAGAATACGTTCTTGGAAAGTACGGTAGTTGATGTAGTTGCGCGCCACTTCTGCAGTGATGGTCACCATAATGTCGTGATAAGACGCAATCGACGCATAATAACTCGCTTCTGCGGACTCAATGCCACGAGCGTATTTGCCCCAGATATCCATCTCCCAAGCGGCATCAAAAGAAAGTGCCGCGTTATTCACACCTTGGTCGTTAACATAAGCTCTTGCCAAGTTACCGGATACGGTTTGCACTTGCGGGTACTGTAATCCAGTGGAGATACCCAGTAGTGAGCGCGCTTGAACAATACGCAGGCCCGCCGCCTCAAGATCGAGGTTTTGTTGACTGGCCATCTCGACCAATTGGTTAAGGGTAGGATCGTTAAATTGCTGCCACCACTGCTG
This portion of the Vibrio hyugaensis genome encodes:
- a CDS encoding DUF1656 domain-containing protein — encoded protein: MPHELSWGDVYFSPLLLVLFLSVTATWITVIILNKTRLSRFIAFPSLTFLAIMVFYVVAIDSFYIQF
- a CDS encoding HlyD family secretion protein, giving the protein MKKLLVIALNLVILGGAAWFGYQKFEEYFNNPWTRDGQVRANVIKVAPRVSGPIVKVTVQDNQEVKKGDLLFEIDPTTYEVALSQAEVALQKSIVSSRGKKIEYDRLKDIRAKDRGAVSHKDLIRREITYEESLLQIKSAEEQLKSARLNLSYTKVYASVDGFVSNLDIRDGTQAVANQPLVALIDKNSFWVFGFFRENQLAQIAPGSDARVTLMSHPDNPIDATVDSIGWGIAPKDGTVGYNLLPNVNPVFQWIRLAQRIPVRVSLHELPEGVDLRFGLSASIMVMKDSSQEQK
- a CDS encoding TolC family protein produces the protein MMLLKLTKPSLAILSVLGLSACTTLGPDYAHPEQTTLPSDWSVEKAAQDTKQLEKKQSEQKLQQWWQQFNDPTLNQLVEMASQQNLDLEAAGLRIVQARSLLGISTGLQYPQVQTVSGNLARAYVNDQGVNNAALSFDAAWEMDIWGKYARGIESAEASYYASIASYHDIMVTITAEVARNYINYRTFQERILLSRRNIEIQERVVNITQVQFDSGNVTELDVQQAKNQLFNTKAAQPSLEIAMKQSRTALALLLGVLPEEVEGLLKSASFAQRMADYENQFKSSGRKPALSGNDERSIVPRPPLLDDKVDANLVMRRPDLQVSEMQARAQSAKIGVAETALYPSFSLFGSIGIDSTVPDGRSFSFSDSLTMVVGPTFSWNIFQYGRVKNNIRFEDARFQETLTNYNKKVLQAVNEVTNALEAYDLYLEQKSLRLQSVNSSIRAFNISMTQYENGQISFERLLNSVEKMTRAEDSYATIKGNVANQVVALYKALGGGWETQTGKPFISETVAKQMQDRSDWDGLLDEEERALPPLRIENSTSKDQVESDNTQQDGAQQDGEVQ